The following coding sequences lie in one Halomonas sp. 'Soap Lake #6' genomic window:
- a CDS encoding gamma-glutamyl-gamma-aminobutyrate hydrolase family protein, which produces MSRPLIGITSSDHKSQLAFWFDWFAVWRHGGKPLRLSPSRPLPNYLDGLIIGGGDDIQAHLYGGEVQLDVRLDPARDALELSLLERFIPKDTPVLGICRGAQLINVHLGGTLDPDIYTTHEGLKRRRTVLPRKTVDIVGASQLHQLLGVTWCRVNSLHHQAVNKAGRGINIVARDRDGLVQGIESTEHDFLIGVQWHPEWLIFNRPQQRLFSALVAAANKARANSGSPPLS; this is translated from the coding sequence ATGTCTCGACCACTTATTGGAATTACCTCATCAGACCATAAAAGCCAACTTGCGTTTTGGTTTGACTGGTTTGCTGTATGGCGGCATGGCGGAAAACCACTTCGCTTATCCCCCTCTCGCCCACTCCCCAACTACTTGGATGGTTTAATTATTGGTGGTGGTGACGATATTCAGGCTCATCTATACGGCGGCGAAGTACAGCTGGACGTGCGCTTGGACCCGGCACGGGATGCACTGGAGCTTAGCTTGCTTGAACGCTTTATCCCTAAAGACACTCCAGTGCTTGGTATCTGCCGAGGTGCGCAATTAATCAATGTCCACTTAGGCGGCACCCTTGACCCCGACATTTACACAACTCATGAAGGCTTAAAACGGCGGCGTACTGTACTACCTCGCAAAACAGTCGATATTGTAGGCGCTAGCCAACTCCATCAACTACTGGGGGTAACATGGTGCCGAGTCAACAGCCTGCACCATCAGGCCGTCAATAAAGCGGGTAGAGGAATTAACATTGTCGCTCGTGATAGGGATGGGTTAGTACAAGGTATCGAATCAACAGAACACGACTTTTTAATCGGCGTGCAGTGGCACCCAGAGTGGCTAATTTTCAACCGCCCCCAGCAGCGCTTGTTTAGCGCGCTGGTGGCGGCTGCCAACAAAGCGCGCGCTAATTCAGGCTCACCGCCACTCAGCTAG
- a CDS encoding DEAD/DEAH box helicase: protein MTSTSVASPSFGDLALLPAVLSAVEAQGYEIPSPIQAQTIPALLEGRDMLGQAQTGTGKTAAFALPLLSRLELNRREPQVLVMAPTRELAQQVAASFSKYGQNLKGLEVAILCGGQEYREQLGALKRGAHVVVGTPGRIIDHLDRGSLKLDGLSALVLDEADEMLRMGFIDDVKRVVADTPKDAQRVFFSATLPTEIERIVNRYLVNPVKVAIESRTTTGENIEQRIVRVDGGAKLEAVARILEVEPVDAAIVFVRTRAACTTLVEQLTARGVNAAGLSGDLDQSLRERTITRLKRGKVDVLIATDVAARGLDVSRITHVINYDLPQDAEAYTHRIGRTGRAGRSGIAITFAGFREGRKVGWMEQATGQKMTEMPLPDEAAIRAHRDEVFHHRVVAALTKGAEEQRALVERLVEEGHDAVELACAFAAMARADEAPIGRLQAPRKERPTRDGAPAGKPGARRERSSAPSEGMTRYRVSVGHKDGVKPGQLVGALANEGGIEGARIGRIDIRNAFSVVELPSGLPSTILAKMARARVAGRPLEISEDSAPERAPRRRRDDGDAPVRRRERA, encoded by the coding sequence ATGACCTCGACTTCTGTCGCCTCGCCGAGCTTCGGCGATCTGGCTCTATTGCCTGCTGTTCTGTCTGCTGTTGAAGCACAGGGCTACGAAATTCCTTCGCCGATCCAGGCGCAGACGATTCCTGCGTTGCTGGAAGGCCGCGATATGCTGGGCCAAGCACAAACTGGTACTGGTAAAACCGCTGCGTTTGCACTGCCATTATTGTCGCGTTTAGAACTGAATCGTCGTGAGCCGCAAGTGTTAGTAATGGCTCCGACCCGCGAGCTTGCTCAGCAGGTTGCCGCCTCATTTAGTAAGTATGGCCAAAATCTTAAAGGTCTCGAAGTCGCTATTCTTTGTGGCGGCCAGGAGTACCGTGAACAGTTGGGCGCCCTTAAGCGTGGCGCACATGTAGTAGTAGGCACCCCAGGTCGTATTATCGATCACCTGGATCGCGGTAGCCTGAAACTTGACGGCCTCTCGGCACTAGTGCTTGATGAAGCTGACGAAATGCTGCGCATGGGCTTTATCGACGACGTAAAACGCGTGGTTGCCGATACCCCGAAAGATGCGCAACGTGTGTTCTTCTCGGCCACACTGCCGACCGAAATTGAGCGTATTGTTAACCGTTATCTGGTTAACCCGGTAAAAGTTGCGATTGAATCGCGCACTACTACCGGTGAGAACATCGAGCAGCGCATTGTACGCGTTGACGGTGGCGCTAAGCTTGAAGCTGTAGCACGTATACTTGAAGTTGAGCCGGTTGATGCCGCTATCGTCTTCGTACGTACCCGTGCTGCTTGTACTACGTTGGTTGAGCAATTAACCGCACGTGGTGTTAACGCTGCTGGCCTGTCAGGCGATCTTGACCAGAGCCTACGCGAACGGACCATTACGCGCTTGAAGCGTGGTAAGGTCGACGTATTGATAGCTACCGATGTGGCTGCTCGCGGTCTAGATGTATCGCGTATTACCCACGTTATTAACTACGATCTGCCGCAAGATGCAGAAGCGTATACCCACCGTATCGGTCGTACCGGTCGTGCGGGCCGTAGCGGTATTGCGATCACCTTTGCTGGCTTCCGTGAAGGCCGTAAAGTCGGCTGGATGGAGCAGGCAACCGGTCAGAAAATGACTGAAATGCCGCTGCCTGACGAAGCCGCTATCCGTGCTCACCGCGATGAAGTGTTCCACCATCGTGTAGTGGCAGCCCTGACCAAAGGCGCTGAAGAACAGCGTGCACTGGTTGAGCGTTTGGTCGAAGAAGGTCACGACGCTGTCGAGCTGGCTTGCGCCTTTGCTGCAATGGCCCGTGCTGACGAAGCACCGATTGGCCGCTTGCAGGCTCCGCGTAAAGAGCGTCCTACACGTGATGGCGCGCCAGCCGGTAAGCCGGGTGCTCGTCGCGAGCGTTCAAGCGCTCCCAGCGAAGGTATGACTCGCTATCGCGTTTCTGTTGGCCATAAAGATGGCGTGAAGCCAGGCCAGTTAGTGGGTGCCTTGGCTAACGAAGGCGGTATTGAGGGTGCGCGTATCGGTCGTATCGATATTCGTAATGCCTTCTCAGTGGTTGAGCTGCCCAGTGGCCTGCCTTCTACTATTCTAGCGAAAATGGCCCGTGCCCGAGTGGCTGGCCGCCCGTTGGAAATTAGCGAAGACAGCGCTCCTGAGCGTGCACCACGCCGTCGCCGTGACGATGGTGACGCGCCGGTTCGTCGCCGCGAACGCGCTTAA
- a CDS encoding amidoligase family protein, translated as MTLQAPPNRFNSHGQIRRVGVEVEFAGLPPRDTAELVCGLFGGELNVVSPHRLLVEGTRWGEFGIELDTQYAHPVPELLESGHESDSEWARQQHQRRVVFHQKTRELIGDMVTGLVPTEIVCPPVPWNELETLDTLFQTLRDRGAKGTDASLLYGFGLHLNPEVERLDVDYLLTMMRAYLLLASWLRDEIKVDITREVLPHANPFPKEYALKILDFNYQPDLDSFIEDYLHFNPTRNRELDLLPLFAYLRPEHPHPLLHTLLIKPRPTFHYRLPNAQLSQLGWGSVMEWNRWVEVEKLAANASILRARCDEYIAYHNRPLLARFKEKLLSLLGRHH; from the coding sequence ATGACGCTGCAAGCTCCCCCCAACCGTTTCAATAGCCACGGTCAAATAAGACGTGTTGGTGTAGAGGTTGAATTTGCTGGCCTACCGCCTCGTGATACGGCAGAGCTAGTGTGTGGCTTATTTGGTGGTGAGCTTAACGTGGTAAGCCCCCACCGGCTACTGGTAGAAGGTACGCGATGGGGTGAGTTCGGTATTGAGTTGGATACCCAATATGCCCACCCCGTACCAGAGCTATTGGAAAGTGGCCATGAAAGCGATAGCGAATGGGCACGCCAGCAGCACCAACGAAGAGTGGTGTTCCACCAGAAAACGCGAGAACTGATTGGCGATATGGTGACGGGGTTAGTGCCCACTGAAATCGTTTGTCCTCCGGTTCCTTGGAATGAACTGGAAACATTAGATACGCTGTTCCAAACCTTACGTGACCGGGGTGCCAAAGGCACCGACGCCAGTTTGCTGTATGGCTTTGGCTTACACCTGAATCCCGAAGTTGAACGGCTGGATGTTGATTACCTGCTGACCATGATGCGCGCCTACTTACTGTTGGCCAGCTGGCTGCGTGATGAGATCAAGGTGGATATCACTCGAGAAGTTCTACCCCATGCCAACCCCTTTCCCAAAGAGTACGCATTAAAAATTCTGGACTTTAATTATCAGCCGGACCTAGACAGTTTTATTGAGGATTACCTGCACTTCAACCCCACTCGTAATCGCGAACTAGACCTTTTACCGCTGTTCGCCTATCTGCGCCCCGAGCATCCCCATCCGTTACTACATACTCTGTTAATCAAGCCTCGCCCAACCTTTCACTATAGGCTGCCCAATGCGCAACTATCGCAGCTTGGATGGGGCTCGGTAATGGAGTGGAACCGCTGGGTGGAAGTCGAAAAGCTAGCCGCTAACGCCAGTATTTTACGGGCACGCTGCGATGAATATATCGCTTACCATAACCGCCCTTTGCTTGCGCGTTTTAAAGAGAAGCTGCTTAGCTTACTTGGTCGCCACCACTAA
- the nfi gene encoding deoxyribonuclease V (cleaves DNA at apurinic or apyrimidinic sites) yields MEALHEWNLTPKQAVALQAELAKRLESTDRIDPVEHIAGVDIGFEEEGAITRAAVVVLKWELAAVPSLTVVEQAVHREPTRMPYIPGLLSFREVPAALGAFAKLSVKPELVMVDGQGIAHPRRLGVAAHLGLWLDLPTIGIAKSRLYGKHPDVGEARGDWVPLTAGSDVIGAVLRSRAKVKPVFVSPGHRLSLDTSLTWVMRCLGRTKLPEPTHLADRLASRRGSQG; encoded by the coding sequence ATGGAAGCACTGCACGAATGGAACCTTACCCCTAAGCAGGCGGTTGCTCTGCAAGCAGAGCTGGCAAAGAGATTAGAGAGCACTGATCGCATTGATCCGGTAGAACATATTGCAGGGGTAGATATTGGTTTTGAGGAAGAAGGAGCCATCACCCGTGCGGCAGTGGTGGTGCTCAAGTGGGAGTTAGCCGCTGTGCCCTCGCTTACGGTTGTCGAGCAAGCAGTACATCGCGAGCCAACGCGCATGCCCTATATTCCTGGTCTGCTCTCTTTTCGCGAGGTACCTGCTGCTCTGGGTGCGTTCGCAAAGCTCAGTGTAAAGCCTGAGTTGGTGATGGTGGATGGACAGGGGATTGCCCATCCACGGCGCCTTGGCGTTGCTGCTCATCTGGGGCTATGGCTGGATTTGCCGACCATCGGTATCGCTAAGTCACGGCTGTATGGCAAGCATCCCGACGTCGGCGAAGCGCGGGGTGATTGGGTTCCTCTGACAGCTGGCAGTGATGTTATTGGCGCGGTGTTGCGTTCACGGGCAAAGGTTAAGCCAGTATTTGTGTCACCTGGGCATCGGCTCTCTCTTGATACCTCCCTCACATGGGTGATGCGCTGCTTAGGCCGTACAAAGCTGCCCGAGCCAACCCACCTAGCAGATCGGTTGGCCTCGCGGCGTGGGTCGCAAGGCTAG
- a CDS encoding glutamine amidotransferase gives MTSLVIIKTGDAFPEVVDQHGDFEQLFIEQLSAALPAHLSLAIWDARLTSTPPANVAGAVITGSHSMVSNAEPWSEALKPWLQQALAEDIPLLGVCYGHQLMAAALGGTSDYHPTGRESGTRRVRLTQAGQQDPLFSQLPESFPAHLTHAQSVMELPTNTTVLAHNSHDAHQALRYGPRQWSVQFHPEFTPPVMRAYIERQRAALRDQGEDPEELLVAVTDTPDASSLLRRFLAFV, from the coding sequence ATGACCTCTTTAGTCATTATCAAAACCGGTGACGCCTTTCCCGAAGTAGTCGATCAACATGGTGATTTCGAGCAGCTCTTTATCGAGCAATTAAGTGCCGCCCTTCCCGCGCACCTATCGCTTGCCATATGGGATGCACGGCTAACCAGCACGCCTCCAGCTAACGTTGCGGGCGCGGTTATTACCGGTTCACATAGCATGGTGAGCAACGCAGAGCCATGGAGCGAGGCGCTAAAGCCCTGGCTGCAGCAGGCTTTAGCCGAAGACATTCCTTTATTGGGTGTTTGCTATGGCCACCAATTAATGGCCGCCGCCCTAGGGGGCACTAGCGATTACCACCCCACTGGGCGTGAGTCTGGTACACGTCGCGTGCGACTTACCCAGGCAGGTCAGCAAGATCCGCTGTTTAGCCAATTACCTGAAAGCTTTCCAGCACATCTTACCCATGCGCAATCGGTGATGGAACTGCCAACCAATACTACAGTGTTGGCCCACAACAGCCACGACGCCCATCAAGCGCTGCGCTACGGCCCCCGCCAGTGGAGTGTCCAGTTTCACCCCGAGTTCACCCCGCCAGTAATGCGCGCTTACATCGAACGCCAGCGGGCAGCGCTGCGCGACCAAGGAGAAGATCCAGAAGAGCTGCTTGTGGCAGTCACTGACACACCCGATGCCTCCAGCTTGCTGCGGCGCTTCCTAGCCTTTGTATAG
- the tpx gene encoding thiol peroxidase yields the protein MQQITRAGQPMDVAGMLPAAGQTAPAMTLTNANLEDVTLDTYQGKRKVLNIIPSVDTPTCATSTRRFNELASSLENTVVLVVSADLPFAAMRFCGAEGLDNVETLSTFRHREFQEAWGVALCNSAMEGLCARAVVVLDADNRVLHSELVSEIKNEPDYDAALAALSR from the coding sequence ATGCAACAGATTACCCGTGCAGGACAACCTATGGATGTAGCTGGCATGCTACCTGCCGCTGGTCAAACGGCTCCCGCCATGACGCTGACTAATGCTAACCTGGAAGATGTCACCCTGGATACGTATCAGGGCAAACGTAAAGTGCTGAATATTATTCCTAGTGTGGATACGCCCACCTGCGCTACCTCTACGCGACGCTTTAACGAGTTGGCTTCTAGCTTGGAGAATACTGTGGTACTGGTCGTATCCGCTGACCTGCCGTTTGCAGCGATGCGCTTTTGTGGAGCGGAAGGATTGGATAATGTCGAGACCCTTTCAACGTTCCGCCACCGCGAGTTTCAGGAAGCATGGGGAGTGGCACTGTGTAATAGCGCCATGGAGGGTTTATGCGCCCGTGCGGTGGTAGTGTTAGATGCTGACAATCGTGTGCTCCACAGCGAGCTAGTTAGCGAGATTAAGAATGAGCCGGACTACGATGCGGCGTTAGCAGCGTTAAGCCGCTAG